DNA sequence from the Nocardioides jiangxiensis genome:
CGCGGCCCTCGTCGTCGGCGGGGAGGTCGATGACCTCGGCGGTGTACGGGTCTCCGAGCACGTCGGCCAGGGGCTGGTTCGTCGCCATGGTCAGAGTGTGGCAGGACGTCGGCTCGCGGCGAGGAGGATCCCGGCGACGATGCCGCCCGTCGTGCCCAGCGCCTCATCGCCGAGCGTGTCGGTGTAGGCGGTGTCTAGCTCGGTGCCGTGGCGGATGAACGTCCACCACTCCCCGAGCTCCCAGCCGATCGCGAGCAGGGCGCCGAGCCCTGCCACGAGCAGGACGACCTGCCAGCGCTGCGCCACGTCGGCGAGCAGGAGCAGGCCGAGGCCGGCGCAGAGGGGGATCCAGTTCACGAAGTGGTTGAGGTCGTCCCACCACGCGACACGGTCGTAGAGGTCGAGCGTGTTGCCGGTGACGTCGACGAGGAACGGCACCATGACCAGGGCGAACGCGCCCCACGGCGCTGTGTCCCGGCGTCCGGTGCGGCGCTGGTGGAACCACCAGAGCGCGGGCGCGAGCAGCATCATCACCGGGTAGGCGAGCAGCCGGGCGCCGAAGGCCTTCCCGTCGAACCGGTCGATGCCGGGCACGAACGTCGCGACCGCGAGCTGCCCGACGGTCGCCAGGAGGACGACCGCTGCGGCGAGGAGGGCTGCGCGGTGCGGGTCTGGGCGGTCAGGGCGCGGGCGGTCAGGGCGCGGGTAGTGCGGGCCCGGGTGGTCGGAGCTCCGGCGGGTGGGAGATGACGCCATGCCGACATTGTCGCCACGCCACGGGGCACCTGTCGGGAATGCCGCAGCCTGGTATATGGTTGACACGTCATCTACCAAGGAGTGATGGACATGCAGATCGGCATCTTCACCGTCGGAGACGTGACGCCGGACCCGACGGACGGCACGGTTCCCACCGAGTACCAGAAGATCAAGAACACGATCACGCTCGCCAGGAAGGCGGAGGAGATCGGGCTCGATGTCTTCGCGACGGCGGAGCACCACAACCCGCCGTTCGCCTCGCCGGCCAACCCGCCGATCCTGCTCAGCGCCATCGCCGCGCAGACCGAGAAGCTGATCGTCTCGACCGCGACCACGCTGATCACGACCAACGACCCGGTCCGCCTCGCCGAGGACTACGCGTACCTGCAGCACGTCTCCGACGGCCGCATGGACCTGATGCTCGGCCGCGGCAACACCGGCCCGGTCTACCCGTGGTTCGGCAAGGACATCCGCGACGGCATCCCGCTCGCGATCGAGAACTACGACCTGCTGCACCGGCTCTGGCGCGAGGACGTCGTGACCTGGGAGGGCAAGTTCCGCACCCCGCTGCAGGGCTTCACCTCGACGCCGCGCCCGCTCGACGGCGTACCTCCCTTCGTGTGGCACGGCTCGATCCGCAGCCCCGAGATCGCCGAGCAGGCGGCGTACTACGGCAACGGGTTCTTCGCGAACCACATCTTCTGGCCCGCGTCGCACACCGAGCAGATGGTGCGCCTCTACCGCCAGCGCTTCGAGCACTACGGTCACGGCGCCGCCGACCAGGCGATCGTCGGCCTCGGCGGCCAGATCTTCATGGACAAGAACAGCCAGGACGCGGTCCGCCGGTTCCGGCCGTACTTCGACAGCGCTCCGGTCTACGGACACGGCCCGTCGCTGGAGGACTTCATGGAGCAGACCCCGCTGACAGTCGGGTCGCCGCAGCAGATCCTCGAGCGCACGCTCGGCTTCCGTGACTACGTCGGCGACTACCAGCGCCAGCTCTTCCTGCTGGACCACGCGGGCATGCCGCTGAAGATGGTGCTCGAGCAGATGGACCTGCTCGGCGAGATCCTCCCCGAGCTCCGCAAGGGGTACGCCGAGGGCCGGCCCGCGCACATCCCGGACGCGCCGACGCACGGTGCCCGCGTGGCAGCAGCCGGCGGGGCCCACGACGCGACGGTCTACGCCGCGGCCGACGCTGCGACGGGTCACCGGGCGGAGGACGCCTGATGACGCGCCACATCGCCGTCGTCTCGGCCGGGCTGTCGAGCCCGAGCTCGACGCGCATCCTGGCCGACCAGCTCGCGAGCGCCGTGGAGGCGCGGCTCTTCGAGCGTGGCGAGGACGTCCGGATCCACGTGGTCGAGCTGCGTGAGCACGCGCGGGCCCTGGCCGACAACCTGCTGACCGGCTTCCCCTCGGGCGGCCTGGCCCAGGCGTTGCAGACGGTCGCGGACGCCGACGCGGTGATCGCGGTGACGCCGGTCTTCTCCGCGTCGTACTCGGGGCTCTTCAAGACGTTCTTCGACGTGCTGGAGCCCGGGGTGCTCGAGGGCAAGCCCGTGCTCATGGGAGCCACGGCGGGCACGGCGCGCCATTCGCTGGTGCTCGAGCACGCGATGCGGCCGCTCTTCTCCTACCTGAAGGCGACGCCGGTGCCGACCGCGGTCTTCGCTGCGTCGGAGGACTTCGGCTCGAACGACAGCTCCGACCGGGGCGGCCGCCTCGGGCAGCGCGTGGACCGCGCGGCGGCGGAGCTGGTCGCGCTGCTCGACGGGCCTTCGGCGAAGGCGGACGTGCCGCCGGCGCGGAAGCTGCAGGGCAGCACCGAGTTCGACCCGGACGCGGCGGGGTTCCTCAGCTTCGACAAGCTGCGCGGCTGACCCGCCCTCCGCGGGCGGGCACCTGCCGCCTTGTCCCTGGACTCAGTGCTGGTAGGTGCCGACGATGATCGCGCGTGCCAGCGTCTTGAACGCCAGGTTGAAGCCGACCACGGCGGGGGAGACCGAGCTGTCGACACCCAGCTTCTCCTCGCTGACGGCGTGCACGACGAAGTAGTAGCGGTGCACCTGGTCGCCCTGGGGCGGCGCGGCGCCGCCGAAGTCCCGCGTGCCGAAGTCGTTGCGCACGTGGAAGGCACCGGCGGGGAGTCCCGCGTCGCCGAGAGCACCGGCACCGGTCTCGAGCGAGGTCACGGAGGCCGGGATGTCGCAGACCACCCAGTGCCAGAAGCCGGAGACGATCGGGGCGTCCGGGTCGAAGCAGGTCACGACGTACGACTTCGTGCCCTCGGGGGCGCCGCTCCAGCTCAGCTGGGGCGAGGTGTTGCCGAGCGCGTGGACGTGCGCGTCCGCCAGGGGAGCGCCGTCGGTCACGTCGCTGCTGGTCACCGAGAACGCCGGGACCGGCGGGAGCAGGTTGTAGGGATCCGGGGTCACGGGGCGGTCGAGGCTCATGTGGGCACGGTAACCACGTGCTCCCAGCGAGCGGAACGGCTGCAACGCAGTGTTTACGCGCCCGCCCTCTGGGCACCGGTGCGCGCACCGCGGGGCGCATGGGGAGAATGGGGGCGTGAGTGAAGTCCTCAGCAGCACCGTTGCCAGCATCCAGCCGATCGACGCGGAGGCTGTGGCCGCCGCCGAGGCCGCCCAGGCCGGGCTGGCCAAGCCCGCGGGCGCGCTCGGGGTCCTGGAGACGCTCTCCCTCCAGCTGTCCGGCATCGCCGGAACCTGCCCGCCCCCGGTCCCGGTCAAGCCCGCCGTCGGCGTCTTCGCCGGCGACCACGGCGTGCTGGCACAGGGCGTGACGCCGTGGCCCTCCGACATCACCTTCGTGATGTGCAACGTCTTCCAGGCCGGTGGCGCGGGCATCAACGTGCTCGCGCGCGCTGCTGGTGCCTCCGTCACCGTCGTCGACATGGGTGTCGCGGGTCCGTTCACCGAGGGCACCGGCGCAGGCGCGACCCTCGTCTCGAAGAAGGTCCGTCCCGGGACCTCCGACCTGGCCAAGGGCGCCGCGATGAGCCGCGACGAGGCGGTCCAGGCCCTCGAGGCGGGCATCGCCGTGGCGCAGCAGCTCATCGACGACGGTGCCGACCTGCTCATCACCGGTGACATGGGCATCGGCAACACGACCCCGTCGGCCGCCCTGATCGCGGCGCTGACGGGCACTCCCGCCGACGTCGTGACCGGTCGGGGCACCGGCATCGACGACGACACGCTGGCACTCAAGACCTCCGTCGTCGCCGGCGCGGTCGAGCGGATCGCCCCCGACGCCGACGGCGTCGACGTCCTCGCCGAGGTCGGCGGCTTCGAGCACGCGGGCATCGCGGGCTTCGTCCTCGGTGCCGCCGCACGCCGTGTCCCCGTCATCCTCGACGGCGTCATCGCCGGCTCGGCTGCCCTGGTCGCGCAGAAGATCGCTCCCGAGGTGGTCGGCTACTGCATCGCCGGTCACCGCTCGTTCGAGCCCGGCCACCGCATCGCCCTGGAGGCGCTCGGCCTCCGCCCGCTGCTCGAGCTTGACCTCCGCCTCGGCGAGGGCACCGGCGCGGCGCTCGCCGCCCCGATCGTGCAGGCCTCGGCCCGCGTCCTCACCGAGATGGCGACCCTCGAGTCCGTCATGGCGGGTGGCGAGTGATGGCGGACGCCGACCTGCCGACGTACCCGGTCGGGCTGCGGCTCGCGGGCCGCAAGGTCCTCGTCGTGGGCGGCGGACACGTCGCCCAGCGCCGGATCCCGACGCTGATCGCCGCCGGCGCCGACGTCCACGTCGTCGCCCGCGCCGCGACGATGGCGATCGAGGGCATGTCCGACGAGATCACCCTCGCCATCCGCGACTTCGAGCCCGCCGACCTCGACGGCGCCTGGTACGCCATCGCGGCCACCGACAACGCCGAGACCAACGCTGCGGTGGCTGCCGCGGCCGAGGAGCGGCGGATCTTCTGTGTCCGCTCCGACGACGCCTCCGAGGCCACTGCGTGGACCCCGGCGGTCGGCCGCCACGAGGGGCTGACCATCGCGGTCCTCGCCAACCGCGAGCCGCGCCGTTCTGCTGCGGTGCGCGACCAGATCATGGAGGCGCTGCGCTCCGGCACCGCGCTGCGTACGCCGACCACGGCGGCGAGGAAGCCCGGCGTCGTGCTCGTGGGCGGTGGTCCCGGCGACCCGGACCTGGTTACCATCGCCGCCCGCAACGCGATCGCGTCGGCGGACGTCGTCGTCGCCGACCGCCTCGCGCCGCGCGAGCTGCTCGCCGACCTCGCGCCGGATGTCGAGCTGATCGACGTCGCCAAGCTGCCGCGCGGTCGCTACGCGAGCCAGGAGTTCATCAACGAGGTCATCGTCGACCGGGCGCTGGCCGGCAAGCGCGTCGTGCGCTTCAAGGGCGGGGACAACTTCGTCTTCGGCCGCGGCTACGAGGAGATCATCGCCTGCAACGCCGCCGGCGTGCCGGTGGAGATCATCCCGGGGCTCTCGTCGTCGATCTCCGTGCCGGCGCGGGCGGGCATCCCGGTGACGCACCGCGGGGTCACCCACGAGTTCACCGTCATCTCGGGCCACATCCCGCCGGGCCACCCCGACTCCCTGGTCAACTGGACGGCAGCTGCGCAGATGCAGGGCACGCTCGTCCTGCTGATGGCCGTGGAGAACGCACCGAAGATCGCCGCTGCCCTCGTCGAGGGCGGTCGCCCGGCCGAGACCCCGGTCGCGGTGATCATGGACGGCACCATGCCCGACGAGCGCACGGTCCTCTCGACGCTCGGCACGCTCGCCGCGGACCTTGTCGCCGAGGGTGTCACCCCGCCGGCGATCATCGTCATCGGCGACGTCGTCGCGGTCGCCAACCCGGAGCGCTACGGCAGCTGATGGCCCGCCTGGTCGACGTCACGGACGTCAGCGACCCGCGGCTCGCGGACTTCCGCGACCTGCGTGACGTCGACCTGCGCCAGGCCGTCGAGGCCGAGCACGGCCTCTTCCTCGCCGAGGGCGCCAAGGTCGTACGCCGCGCGGCCGAGGCCGGCTTCACCCCGCGCGCCTTCCTGCTCCAGCCCAAGTGGGTCGACGGGCTGCGCGACGTGCTCGACGCGACCGACGCCCCGGCGTACGTGCTGGGGGAGCGGGAGATCGCGGAGGTCGCCGGGTTCCACCTGCACCGTGGCGCCCTCGGCAGCTTCGAGCGCCGGCCGCTGCCGCCGCTCGCCGATCTCCTCGCGAAGCCCGGCCGGCTGCGCATCGCGGTCCTCGAGGACCTCGTCGACCACGGGAACGTGGGGCTGATCTTCCGGAACGCGGCGGCGCTCGGCATCGACGCGGTCGTGCTGACCGAGCGCACGGCGGATCCGCTCTACCGCCGCGCCAGCAAGACCAGCATGGGCAACGTCTACTCGGTGCCGTGGACGCGGGCACGGGGGATCGAGGACATCCTGCGTGCGTTGCGGGAGGCCGACGTCGTGCCGGTCGCCCTCACGCTCGCCGACGACGCGATCACCCTCGACGAGCTCGCCGCCATGAAGCACGAGCGGCTCGCCTTCGTCTTCGGCACCGAGGGAGCCGGCGTGCACCGCAAGACCGAGCAGCAGGTCGACCACCGGGTGCTGATCCCGATGGAGCCGGGCGTGGACTCGCTCAACGTGGCCGCGGCGACGGCCGTGACCTTCTACGCGACCCGCTGAGATCTCCTCCCACGGGAGGACGTCGCGCGGACGTGCCGCTCGCTAGGCTCCGCGGCATGACGAAGAAGGTCGCACTGGTCACCGGCGGTTCGAGTGGCATCGGCGAGTCCGCCGTGGCCGAGCTCCTCGGCAAGGGCTTCACCGTGTACGCCGCCGCGCGCCGCACCGAGCGGATGGCGGGCCTGGCCGACAAGGGCGCCCACGTCGTCGCGCTCGACGTCACCGACGACGCCTCGATGCAGGCCTGCGTCCAGCGGATCCTCGACGAGCAGGGCCGCATCGACGTGCTGGTCAACAACGCCGGCTACGGCTCCTACGGCGCGGTCGAGGACGTGCCGATCGACGAGGCGCGCCGCCAGTTCGAGGTCAACGTCTTCGGCCTGGCCCGGCTCAGCCAGCTCGTCCTCCCCACGATGCGCGCGCAGCGGAGCGGCCGGATCATCAACATCTCCAGCATCGGCGCGCGCCTCTACGAGCCGTTCGGCGCCTGGTACCACGCGACGAAGTTCGCGGTGGAGGGCCTGAGCTTCTCCATGCGGCTCGAGGTCGCGCCGTTCGGCGTCTCGGTCTCGTGCGTCGCGCCGGCGGGCGTCGTCACGGAGTGGAACACCATCTCCCGCGACTCGCTCCTGGAGACCTCCGGCTCGACCGCCTACGGCCCGTGGGCGAAGCGTGCGTTCAAGGTGCTCGAGACCGCCGACGGTCCGGCTCTGTCCTGCACGCCCGACGTGGTGGGCCGCAAGATCGCCAAGGTAGCGACGGCGAAGCGGCCGAAGGCGGTCTACCCGGTCGGCAAGGGCGCTCACGTGATCCGCGGCTCGTTCGACGTGGTGCCCAAGGGCGTCACGGACCTGATGCTCGGCCAGGTCTACGGCACCGGCCGGAAGGCCTGAGCGGACAGCTGGCCGGTCAGGCCAGGTTGGCGGGCCACGTGAGGGGGAACTCCTCGATCGCCTGCTCCATCTGCTTGCGCAGCTTCTTCTGCGCGCCGAAGGCGAGACGGTCGCCGAAGACCATGCCCTCGAGGTGGTCGGTCTCGTGCTGCAGGCAGCGGGCGAGGAGGCCGTCGCCCTCGAAGTGCACCGGCTCGCCGTCGAGGCCGAACCCGTCGACGGCCGCGTAGCCCGGACGGCTGCACGGCACGAAGGCGCCCGGGTAGGACAGGCAGCCCTCGTCTCCCTTGTCGAGCTTGCGGCTCTTCCCCTCCGGCAGGGTGACGACCGGGTTGCAGACGACGCCGACGGTGTGCTGGCCCGAGGCGTCGGGGCAGTCGAAGACGAAGACGGCGAGGTCCTCGCCGATCTGGTTGGCGGCCAGGCCCACGCCCTCGGCGGCGTACATCGTGGCGACCATGTCGGCCGCGAGCGCCCGCAGGCTCTCGTCGTACGCCGTCACCCGCCGCAGCGCGCGGTGCATGACGGGCTCGCCCCAGCGGGTGATCGGACGGACCGTGCCGCCGGTGGGCAGCGGGCCGTGGGGCGCGAGGGGTGCAGGGGAGTCGCTCGTCATGGACGAAATCCTAGTGTGCTGCGCGTCTCTGTAGCGCAATGTGTAACTCGCAGTTACAGTTGCCGCATGTCCCAGAACCCTGTCACCCGGGCCGGCGGCAAGTTCGGCCTGTCCAGCAAGGAGAAGCGAGACCCCATGGGCATCGCGATCCTCGCCCTGAACAAGCTCGGCCAGAGCCCCCTCCTCGACAAGCTCAAGATGCGCAAGCAGGCGGAGGAGATCGTCTTCCAGAGCACGCGCGGTGGCTTCAAGGTCGCGGCCGCTGCCAGCCGCACCTTCGCCCCCAAGGGCAAGAAGGGCGCGCCCGGCACGGCGACCCCGAAGGCGAAGTCGACCGGTCTGTTCGACCTGACCCCGACCGAGGACGAGCAGATGCTCGTCGACGTCGTGTCGGAGTTCGCCGCCGAGGCCGTCCGCCCCGCCGCTGCCGACGCCAACGAGGCGGCCGAGACGCCCGCCGACGTGCTCGCCGCGACCCTGGAGATCGGCCTCCCGATCCTCGGCGTCTCCGCAGAGCTCGGCGGAATCGCCGAGGAGCGGTCGGCGGTCGCCGGCACGCTCGTCCACGAAGCCCTGTCCAAGGGCGACATGGGCATCGCCGTCGCCGCCCTCGCACCCGGTGCGGTCGCCACCGCCATCTCGCTGTGGGGCACCGACCAGCAGCAGCAGACCTACCTCCCGGCGTTCACCGAGGGAGCGGACGTCCCGGCGGCCGCCCTCGCGCTCAACGAGCAGGCCGTCCTCTTCGACGTCTTCAAGCCGTCGACCACCGCCGTCCGCCAGGGCGACAAGCTGGTCCTCAACGGTGTGAAGTCCTTCGTGCCGCGCGGCAAGGACGCCGAGCTCTTCATCATCGGCGCGCAGCTCGACGGCAAGAACGTCCTCGTCCTGGTCGAGGCCGGCACCGACGGCCTCCGCATCGAGGCCGACCCGGCGATGGGCCTCAAGGCCGCCAGCCTCACCAAGGTCCACCTCAAGGACGTCACCGTCGACGCCGGCGCCATCCTCGGCGCGACCGACGGCTCGACGTACACCGAGGCCGTGCGCTACTCGCGCCTGGCCTGGTGTGCGCTCGCCCTCGGCACCGGCCAGGCCGTGCTCGACTACGTCGTGCCCTACGTCAAGACGCGCGAGGCGTTCGGTGAGCCGATCGCCCACCGTCAGGCCGTCGCGTTCATGGTCGCCAACATCGCGATCGAGCTCCAGGCCATGCGCCTGGTCACCTACAAGGCCGCGTCCCGCGTCGCCCGCGGCGTCGACGCGACCCGCGAGATCGCCCTCGCCCGCAAGATCTGCGCCGACAAGGGCATGCAGATCGGTCTCGACGGCGTGCAGCTGCTCGGTGGCCACGGCTTCACCAAGGAGCACCCGGTCGAGCGGTGGTACCGCGACCTGCGTGCCATCGGCATCCTGGAAGGAGGCGTCCTCGTCTGAGCCCCGGCTCAGCACGAAGGCACACAGCCATGATCTATCTCGAGACTCCCAAGAAGCACCGCGCGCTGATCGACCAGGTCCACCAGGTCGCGATGAACATGCTGCGCCCGGTCTCCCGCAAGTACGACCTCGCCGAGCACGAGTACCCCAAGGAACTCGACATGCTCGCCGCGCTGGCGGACGGCCTCAACGAGTCGGGTACGTCGGAGGGTGCCGGCGCGACCGGCGTCCGCCGCAGCTCCGGCGACGACACGTCCAACAAGAACGGCTCCAACATGGCGTCGGCGCTCTCGGTCGCCGAGATGTGCTGGGGCGACACCGGCCTGACGCTCGCCATGCCGCGTCAGGGCCTGGGCAACTCCGCCATCGCCTCCGTCGCCACGGACGCGCAGCTGGAGAAGTTCAAGGGCACCTGGGCCTCCATGGCGATCACCGAGCCGTCGTTCGGCTCGGACTCGTCCGCGATCACCACGACCGCGAAGAAGGACGGCGACGCCTACATCATCAACGGCGAGAAGATCTTCGTGACCTCGGGCGAGCGGTCGGACTCGATCGTCGTCTGGGCGACGCTCGACAAGTCGCTGGGCAAGGCCGCGATCAAGTCCTTCGTCGTCACCAAGGACATGCCGGGCGTGAAGGTCGAGCGCCTCGAGCACAAGCTCGGCATCCGTGCCTCCGACACGGCGGTCATCACGTTCACCGACGTCCGGGTCCCGGCGGAGAACCTCCTCGGTTCGCCGGAGATCAACGTCCAGGAGGGCTTCGCCGGTGCGATGGCCACCTTCGACAACACCCGTCCGCTCGTGGCCGCCATGGCCGTCGGCTGCGCGCGTGCGTCGCTGGACCTGACCCGCGACCTGCTCGAGCAGGCCGGCATCGAGATCGACTACGACAAGCCGGCGCAGCTCCAGTCCGCCGCCGCGGCGAAGTTCCTCCAGCTCGAGGCCGACTGGGAGGCAGCCCAGCTGCTCACGCTGCAGGCCGCCTGGATGGCGGACAACAAGAAGCCGAACTCGCTCGAGGCCTCGATGTCGAAGGCCAAGGCCGGTCGTGTCGGCTCCGACGTCACCCTGTCGTGCGTCGAGCTCTGCGCGGGCGTCGGCTACTCGGAGTCCGAGCTGCTCGAGAAGTGGGCGCGTGACTCCAAGATCCTCGACATCTTCGAGGGCACGCAGCAGATCCAGCAGCTCATCGTGGCGCGCCGGGTGCTCGGTCTCTCGAGTGCGGA
Encoded proteins:
- a CDS encoding LLM class flavin-dependent oxidoreductase, with the protein product MQIGIFTVGDVTPDPTDGTVPTEYQKIKNTITLARKAEEIGLDVFATAEHHNPPFASPANPPILLSAIAAQTEKLIVSTATTLITTNDPVRLAEDYAYLQHVSDGRMDLMLGRGNTGPVYPWFGKDIRDGIPLAIENYDLLHRLWREDVVTWEGKFRTPLQGFTSTPRPLDGVPPFVWHGSIRSPEIAEQAAYYGNGFFANHIFWPASHTEQMVRLYRQRFEHYGHGAADQAIVGLGGQIFMDKNSQDAVRRFRPYFDSAPVYGHGPSLEDFMEQTPLTVGSPQQILERTLGFRDYVGDYQRQLFLLDHAGMPLKMVLEQMDLLGEILPELRKGYAEGRPAHIPDAPTHGARVAAAGGAHDATVYAAADAATGHRAEDA
- a CDS encoding FMN reductase, with the translated sequence MTRHIAVVSAGLSSPSSTRILADQLASAVEARLFERGEDVRIHVVELREHARALADNLLTGFPSGGLAQALQTVADADAVIAVTPVFSASYSGLFKTFFDVLEPGVLEGKPVLMGATAGTARHSLVLEHAMRPLFSYLKATPVPTAVFAASEDFGSNDSSDRGGRLGQRVDRAAAELVALLDGPSAKADVPPARKLQGSTEFDPDAAGFLSFDKLRG
- a CDS encoding YbhB/YbcL family Raf kinase inhibitor-like protein; translation: MSLDRPVTPDPYNLLPPVPAFSVTSSDVTDGAPLADAHVHALGNTSPQLSWSGAPEGTKSYVVTCFDPDAPIVSGFWHWVVCDIPASVTSLETGAGALGDAGLPAGAFHVRNDFGTRDFGGAAPPQGDQVHRYYFVVHAVSEEKLGVDSSVSPAVVGFNLAFKTLARAIIVGTYQH
- the cobT gene encoding nicotinate-nucleotide--dimethylbenzimidazole phosphoribosyltransferase, which gives rise to MSEVLSSTVASIQPIDAEAVAAAEAAQAGLAKPAGALGVLETLSLQLSGIAGTCPPPVPVKPAVGVFAGDHGVLAQGVTPWPSDITFVMCNVFQAGGAGINVLARAAGASVTVVDMGVAGPFTEGTGAGATLVSKKVRPGTSDLAKGAAMSRDEAVQALEAGIAVAQQLIDDGADLLITGDMGIGNTTPSAALIAALTGTPADVVTGRGTGIDDDTLALKTSVVAGAVERIAPDADGVDVLAEVGGFEHAGIAGFVLGAAARRVPVILDGVIAGSAALVAQKIAPEVVGYCIAGHRSFEPGHRIALEALGLRPLLELDLRLGEGTGAALAAPIVQASARVLTEMATLESVMAGGE
- the cobA gene encoding uroporphyrinogen-III C-methyltransferase is translated as MADADLPTYPVGLRLAGRKVLVVGGGHVAQRRIPTLIAAGADVHVVARAATMAIEGMSDEITLAIRDFEPADLDGAWYAIAATDNAETNAAVAAAAEERRIFCVRSDDASEATAWTPAVGRHEGLTIAVLANREPRRSAAVRDQIMEALRSGTALRTPTTAARKPGVVLVGGGPGDPDLVTIAARNAIASADVVVADRLAPRELLADLAPDVELIDVAKLPRGRYASQEFINEVIVDRALAGKRVVRFKGGDNFVFGRGYEEIIACNAAGVPVEIIPGLSSSISVPARAGIPVTHRGVTHEFTVISGHIPPGHPDSLVNWTAAAQMQGTLVLLMAVENAPKIAAALVEGGRPAETPVAVIMDGTMPDERTVLSTLGTLAADLVAEGVTPPAIIVIGDVVAVANPERYGS
- a CDS encoding TrmH family RNA methyltransferase, whose amino-acid sequence is MARLVDVTDVSDPRLADFRDLRDVDLRQAVEAEHGLFLAEGAKVVRRAAEAGFTPRAFLLQPKWVDGLRDVLDATDAPAYVLGEREIAEVAGFHLHRGALGSFERRPLPPLADLLAKPGRLRIAVLEDLVDHGNVGLIFRNAAALGIDAVVLTERTADPLYRRASKTSMGNVYSVPWTRARGIEDILRALREADVVPVALTLADDAITLDELAAMKHERLAFVFGTEGAGVHRKTEQQVDHRVLIPMEPGVDSLNVAAATAVTFYATR
- a CDS encoding oxidoreductase codes for the protein MTKKVALVTGGSSGIGESAVAELLGKGFTVYAAARRTERMAGLADKGAHVVALDVTDDASMQACVQRILDEQGRIDVLVNNAGYGSYGAVEDVPIDEARRQFEVNVFGLARLSQLVLPTMRAQRSGRIINISSIGARLYEPFGAWYHATKFAVEGLSFSMRLEVAPFGVSVSCVAPAGVVTEWNTISRDSLLETSGSTAYGPWAKRAFKVLETADGPALSCTPDVVGRKIAKVATAKRPKAVYPVGKGAHVIRGSFDVVPKGVTDLMLGQVYGTGRKA
- the def gene encoding peptide deformylase, translating into MTSDSPAPLAPHGPLPTGGTVRPITRWGEPVMHRALRRVTAYDESLRALAADMVATMYAAEGVGLAANQIGEDLAVFVFDCPDASGQHTVGVVCNPVVTLPEGKSRKLDKGDEGCLSYPGAFVPCSRPGYAAVDGFGLDGEPVHFEGDGLLARCLQHETDHLEGMVFGDRLAFGAQKKLRKQMEQAIEEFPLTWPANLA
- a CDS encoding acyl-CoA dehydrogenase family protein, whose translation is MSQNPVTRAGGKFGLSSKEKRDPMGIAILALNKLGQSPLLDKLKMRKQAEEIVFQSTRGGFKVAAAASRTFAPKGKKGAPGTATPKAKSTGLFDLTPTEDEQMLVDVVSEFAAEAVRPAAADANEAAETPADVLAATLEIGLPILGVSAELGGIAEERSAVAGTLVHEALSKGDMGIAVAALAPGAVATAISLWGTDQQQQTYLPAFTEGADVPAAALALNEQAVLFDVFKPSTTAVRQGDKLVLNGVKSFVPRGKDAELFIIGAQLDGKNVLVLVEAGTDGLRIEADPAMGLKAASLTKVHLKDVTVDAGAILGATDGSTYTEAVRYSRLAWCALALGTGQAVLDYVVPYVKTREAFGEPIAHRQAVAFMVANIAIELQAMRLVTYKAASRVARGVDATREIALARKICADKGMQIGLDGVQLLGGHGFTKEHPVERWYRDLRAIGILEGGVLV
- a CDS encoding acyl-CoA dehydrogenase family protein, which produces MIYLETPKKHRALIDQVHQVAMNMLRPVSRKYDLAEHEYPKELDMLAALADGLNESGTSEGAGATGVRRSSGDDTSNKNGSNMASALSVAEMCWGDTGLTLAMPRQGLGNSAIASVATDAQLEKFKGTWASMAITEPSFGSDSSAITTTAKKDGDAYIINGEKIFVTSGERSDSIVVWATLDKSLGKAAIKSFVVTKDMPGVKVERLEHKLGIRASDTAVITFTDVRVPAENLLGSPEINVQEGFAGAMATFDNTRPLVAAMAVGCARASLDLTRDLLEQAGIEIDYDKPAQLQSAAAAKFLQLEADWEAAQLLTLQAAWMADNKKPNSLEASMSKAKAGRVGSDVTLSCVELCAGVGYSESELLEKWARDSKILDIFEGTQQIQQLIVARRVLGLSSAELK